DNA sequence from the Tachysurus vachellii isolate PV-2020 chromosome 16, HZAU_Pvac_v1, whole genome shotgun sequence genome:
ttattattataatatagtttatgatagattataacatttataatatctaaatgtgtgattctagtataataataataataataataataataataataataataataataataatttatgttcCCAGGATGCACCCACATCTACACCAAGTGGGAAACGCTTGACCATCTATATGCTGGAGTCTGCAGCACTAGACGATCAGATACAGATGGCCTgtgagtttcacacacacacttacacacaaacacacacacatacctctgTCTCGTATACACTTCTGCTCAGCAGCTCAGCAGCTCAGCATTTTAATCCATGTTTTTCTGCCTTCATCTCCTTTTTGCTTTGGTTACTCAGTATTAACACATAGAAAGAGTCtgagccccgccccttttccaTGATTGGATGGCCATttctattctctctcacacacctcacacactttctctctctctttctctctgcagatGACTACATGCTTCCTCTGGTCGAGAAAATCCACCCCTCTCTGGCCAGTAAGATCACATGGATGCTAATAGAGGGAGAGAACAACTTTGAAATCATGAATATGATTAGTGTTCCTGAGCTCCTGCGTGCCAGGgtgagcacacacacccacacacacacacacacacacacacacacacacacacacacacacacacacacacacacacacacacacacacacacacacacacacacactgatacactgatgcATAAATATCTTTGACATGATAGATTAGCTTTGGCCATTTAAAGACCAATCCCCACCCATTTATCCCTCGTTTtttacttctgtgtgtgtgtgtttttgtaggtACATGAAATGGACTCCCTACTGAAGGCACGAGAATCTGGTCACAAGCCGGTGAGAATCTTTAATCATAATTGGACATGTTCTGATATTGATTCACAGGGTTACACagggatttaaataaaactcaaaagTCATTTCTGACTTCTGCATTTCTCTTTCAGGAAACCCTGAAGATGATGTACAGACACAAGACcagcagaaacagaaagaagaaaaataataagaataagtgAACTATCTAATAAACAATGATTGTAAATATTCTAcccatttgaataaaaaataaatcattttattaaattctgttattatttatttacgaGCCAAAAGTGTTcaaatatcattatttaattatctaatAAGTTAGAATcttagaaggaaataaaaaaacacacatagctAAAAGAACCctaatattttagtaatattcatattttcctgaagacaacaacacacaaatgGCCTGCAGTGATAAGAAGATAAGAAGTTAGATAAAGAACGAAGGTTCCGCTGTTGCAGGGATTTTAGTGTTAACTTCTCTTCATCCAATACAGTCTCA
Encoded proteins:
- the LOC132858747 gene encoding polyadenylate-binding protein 1A-like: MFDDPAITTASSEDTSQAVFAIKTAPSEDSVSVFETAPPEDIVPDFKTAPAIERAPAEAPAAALSDTVKAKAADEESSTSVANVDDVQLDDSTKDAPTSTPSGKRLTIYMLESAALDDQIQMAYDYMLPLVEKIHPSLASKITWMLIEGENNFEIMNMISVPELLRARVHEMDSLLKARESGHKPETLKMMYRHKTSRNRKKKNNKNK